ggaatttgaatataaaactgttaaaaaaacaaacttacgaGTATTTCGCACGGTCTCCCATGAGTCCTGTTTGGCCAGAGCATCGGCGGCGCCTCATGTCATCGATGGAAGCACAGGAGCGGGCCGTGAAGTTGTTGGTCAACGAAGCGGAGAAGTAACGGTAAGACCGCCCATGACTACAAGCTCCTAGGTACCAGAGAATAGAAACGggtttcatattattaatattatcatcgCATACTTGTATTTCTAAATTATGTGAGACTGTCTCAAATTTAAGCGTGAGTATAGTCTTGTAAGAAAATTGACTAGAGCTTACCGGTAAAGTCCCAGTGACATCCAGGTTGAGAAGCAGTGCCACCATTGGGGTAGAAGTCGAAAGAACAGAGAGGCTGGTAGAAGCCAAGATAGCCTCCGCAAGTGTGAATGCAGTCTACTAGGGCAGCGTCCGAAGGGTCAAGCCGTCTTGAGGGCTCACGGTTCGAAAACAATGGAAGGGCCGGATCCAAACCTAGAGCAATGAGAAAGGGAGGTCTCGTAAAACCTTAAAGCcatgaaaatgtaaaacatgaTTGCAAAATCCATTTGAAAACTTGTTAATTTCtctgttaagtttttttttcatcggaggacaattaaatttgtttcaacatgaataagttatgttttgttatattcaaCTACATcccattgtattatattatattaccttCAACAGAACTCCATTATAtcagaaaattaaactaataatgatTTGTTAGGTTGTGTAGACAAACAATTATAGTGATAACTGTATAATTTTCgatattaaagtattaattgaTGTATTTCGTATTTGGTTGAGTTAgtctgataattaaaaaaaaaaaatagtcacaGCCTGTCAAAATGCATTTGCCAACATctggaaaatatataatttttatcactcCATTCAATTATACTATTCCAGTTATTATAAGTATTTACATTAATACTAAGGGATTATTATAATAAGAGGCATAAACACTGAAAATAAGGATAAGAACATTTAGAGTACGTATACGAAAAATGGTTAGAAGGAATGatcttatacttttatttttaaaaacctaatagCTATAAGCTATATTTTAGTGAAAATCaagatattttcttaaataatatttgactaaAAACATGTCAATTTTTTAGTCATGAATCGTTACAAAACATGTCACAccctgaaatcaaaatttatgttaattctgtaaaaattcaaaatttttatttgttgtaatttttattaggtggccttgattaaaaaattactcaaattttctgctttaaatgtttataatatcacAACTCCTCCTGTACTGAAATACAGTATTTTCTGGCTTCAGAGAAAGactaatactttgaaaatattcaaaaccCAATCATACCACCTTAATACTACTGTTAAATATACAGGTCGCGCACATTGgattatgatataataatatgtatatgcATACAGTATAGCTATAACTGTTTCAATGAGTTTTGCCCAACACTGACTCAGATATCAGATGTATTAATGGTGACATTTGTGCCAAAATCAGCTGACCTGTGATACGTTGGATGACGCCGGAGGAGACGCTGTTGCTTGCGAATGCCGCGACGTGAGCTCCAAGGCTGTGACCGACCAGGTGGAAGTCCTTTAGTGCAGCACCTGAAGATATCACCAGCCAGTCCACCAGCTGACCCACCAGCTGGCcccacggctgtgtgtgttggacCGCTTCCACGTACCAGGGACCCTCCGCCAGCGCACCCCAGTCCACCGCCAATACGTTCACATCGTAGTGGTTCAGATAAGCTAAAACAGGTCAGATAAGGTCCTACAGAGTCTAGTATTTGATGTATTTTTCAGAAGAATATCTCAATTCAAACTTGTGTGATGAAACACGTCCAGGATATTTTGTTGTCTAGGTTTGACGTGATTTGGAGAAAGCAAGGTGAATGTTGTTTCCATAGTCAATTAAGTTcttgtaaaacaattataagaaaacttaCAGGTTGGTGTATGCTTTGAATTTATCTGACCGTACTTCTTAGAGtatctttacaatttattaaaattaagtattgtgATCTCTTGAAATTAATAGGTTGTAATTAGGGTTATTTTCCTACGGTAATGTCATTTTTCGTAAAGAACTTTTGCAGAACAAAAAATTTGTGCACTATTATTCGGTATTACTCGACGTTTTaggtttataaatagtttaagaaTATGGttctagttatttttaatatacaaaataaactaattaatgtaCTAATATGTACCTGGGCAGTATAAGCCCAATAAAACtgataacagtttaaatatatttatttgttttatttatttaagatgttTAATCACCTTCTCGCATAATTTGCACTGAATCCGACCGGAAGTTGGTCCAGAATCCATGAATTAAGATTTTGGTGGGCCGATTTGGTTTGAAGGTTGATGAGTTTAATTTCTTCATATCGTTTATTGTCAACTGGTATGCACTGTTATATTCCCTGAAACATTTAAGCAACAGTTATCTTGAAAATTATCtcgtaaaacaaaacaaacagattatttaatatagaaaaatgtgCCAACAgctttaattttacttatatattatagttgtatgttatataaatattagagtCTAAACATGACTGAAATGTGTCTGACAATGTTTAATAACGTTAAAGGTAATATCTGTAAAAAAATCGATTTGAATAAAGGTAGTGTTtaacctaatattttaaaatgccagCTGTTCTTGTAAGTAAACATATACTCGTACATTATCTAAGACTAGCTAAACTATATTGTAACTCAAATATATAACCAtttaagctaaataaaaatacttggtatatttgtattatgtttgGTTCTATTGATAAAGGTTTTGCATACTCTAAAGAAATTAACATATCACGTGAATAACAAATTTCCCACCCATCAAAGTTCAATGTTTTCAATACGGAAGCTCCTAAACATTTGTGTTTGTTAAACACAATAAGTCTGAATTATTATTACTAGGATAGACTGCTAAAGTAGAAAAGTCTACGTAATAGCCTTCGCCtatatacgttttatttttaacaatctaaattttattttaatcaactaGAAGTCACTATAATATTCCCATTAATTTTCCGAAAATTTTCATTCGACCACTTTATGAATTAGCCTGTTTTAAATCCAAACGCGTTCTTATTTGTACTCTTTCGTTTTATTTGATAGATTCCAGAAACGTTTCCTCTTACAGTGAtgaacatacaaatataaaatgcgtACAAATCTGCGGCCAAAATTCCTCCTTTGCATACAATTTAGCCGTTCCGTGTGATAATTTATTGGTTACTTCAGCATAAAGTAAATATATGATtgatttatagtattttttcattcaaaaagataggaatacgccacaccacgtgtcacataacaggcttcgctgagattgcatgcaaaatttcaagtctatttcCAATTCTATTCTAAAGATGttatgcggacagacagacaactGTACAGGAAAACATATTTACATCCATTTGAATCAGCAAAGAGAAACTGTGTGTTTTGTGAGTGATAGACTTCAGTCACGCATAGCGAAATTCCTTGGTAGGAAATGCACCATCGTAGAACGTTTTCTTGTGTATGCctaaatgaattttcatgcaaaatgtaaagtcaataaataaaaccttACTCTAGATATCTTGGCACATAATACAGTACAGTGCTTATCCATTAGTTTATGTTCCattgcagtgtttaaataatggaAGTGCCGATGAGTTAGGAAGGATATTACAAagcaagagtgcactgaaatcaaaaCTTGTTACCGAATTTTAACACTGACTTGCCACTccaccatattttattttactctatgaatagtCTACATCcacgtgttaatatgtcactTATTAAAGTTGTATGGTTATACGCAgtttgtttataagtttatttttctgctattttctcgttactcCAATGATATccaaagaccaatgtaaacatatttgctaacactcagccaaaatataagtttaaagtttACGTATGAAATCTATCTAGATATATCTTGCCATGTAATACTTTCAAATTTTGGtccattaaattttgtttcatatcagtgtttaaataataaataatgtatatgttggggtagttaggctacatatgttaatatgtcacatatttgaatctcttatgcgagtattgagtttgtttacaaatgtatttattctgatatattCTCGATGCTAcaatagttacccataagaccaatgtagaaaattcgctaacgctcaactaaATATCACGGAGTGACATTTACCATAATCGAGCTCAGTGTtgcttttatagaaataaagcttcatgtaaaattataaGTCTATACGTTATTTCG
This Homalodisca vitripennis isolate AUS2020 chromosome 3, UT_GWSS_2.1, whole genome shotgun sequence DNA region includes the following protein-coding sequences:
- the LOC124357282 gene encoding pancreatic triacylglycerol lipase-like, with translation MISKAIFIVYCSFPVVWGAVLPIIDETQAPAVRGQLQYHPNMTSMWMVDDYGRTVQVYLTGRPPQNFRNFADVKDNVFYFLYTREYNSAYQLTINDMKKLNSSTFKPNRPTKILIHGFWTNFRSDSVQIMREAYLNHYDVNVLAVDWGALAEGPWYVEAVQHTQPWGQLVGQLVDWLVISSGAALKDFHLVGHSLGAHVAAFASNSVSSGVIQRITGLDPALPLFSNREPSRRLDPSDAALVDCIHTCGGYLGFYQPLCSFDFYPNGGTASQPGCHWDFTGACSHGRSYRYFSASLTNNFTARSCASIDDMRRRRCSGQTGLMGDRAKYSLPGLYYLETNSNFPYVKT